From one Patescibacteria group bacterium genomic stretch:
- the infB gene encoding translation initiation factor IF-2 — protein sequence MNITELARRLKVPTQQLKDELPRLGFDIGQRAIKIDDAVAGKVIKLWQNRRQAVQEDKYVVIEKRLNKTEDDSKKREVLIPSRISPRDFAALLKLPVTSVMAELFKNGVMASINEVIDFETASIIAQDLGYVTTQATEQETTGQEETESANLKELIKDDKETDLEPRPPVVVVMGHVDHGKTTLLDAIRSANVAAYESGAITQHIGAYQVEAKGRKITFLDTPGHEAFSSMRARGGRLADVAIIVVAADDGLQPQTLEAIEIAQKEKLPFLVAINKIDRETADIERVKKSLSEVNLLPEDWGGKTICVPISAKKNEGITEVLDMVLLLADLEKLQANPNRLAVGTVIEAKLDKGEGPVATVLVRTGTLKIGDLLIVGAIGGKVKGMRDFTGQVVKIATPAMPVRILGLKQTPQAGDIFKVVDNEEEVRAVLRKAPRFQRSPQVNDKQAVVVTEEEKEADQSISVNIILKTDVLGSREALLGSLSELSNDEVKVKVIKTALGSISEADIIQAEGSRAIVMGFNVPLQPAAQNLARTKKVFVQTYKVIYDLLDEVKKQLNALLKPELVRHQLGVVEVIKIFRQTKSEQIIGVRVVEGTVRAKTKIHLLRNSQPVVGTWDLQEVRLGKEMVGEVGQGGECGLSLKGRVPLLVNDRLEIYHEEIRQRVIGRQTS from the coding sequence ATGAATATTACTGAGCTGGCTAGAAGGTTAAAAGTGCCGACCCAACAGTTAAAAGACGAGTTGCCTCGTTTAGGTTTTGATATTGGACAACGGGCTATAAAAATAGATGACGCGGTAGCTGGGAAGGTAATTAAGTTATGGCAAAATCGACGGCAGGCTGTTCAAGAGGATAAATATGTAGTAATAGAAAAGCGATTAAATAAAACTGAAGATGATTCTAAAAAAAGAGAAGTACTAATTCCCTCTAGAATAAGCCCGCGGGATTTTGCCGCTCTTTTAAAACTGCCGGTCACTTCGGTGATGGCGGAACTTTTTAAGAATGGTGTAATGGCTTCTATTAATGAAGTTATAGATTTTGAGACAGCTTCAATTATTGCTCAGGACTTGGGCTATGTTACTACGCAGGCTACAGAACAAGAAACCACAGGACAAGAAGAAACAGAATCAGCCAATTTAAAAGAGCTTATTAAAGATGACAAGGAGACTGATTTAGAGCCTCGGCCACCAGTAGTGGTAGTAATGGGGCATGTTGATCATGGTAAGACTACTTTATTAGATGCTATTCGTTCGGCCAATGTGGCGGCCTACGAAAGCGGTGCGATTACTCAACATATTGGTGCTTATCAAGTAGAGGCTAAAGGAAGGAAGATTACTTTTCTGGATACACCAGGTCATGAAGCTTTTTCTTCTATGCGCGCCCGCGGTGGTCGTTTAGCGGATGTGGCTATTATTGTAGTGGCGGCTGATGATGGTTTACAGCCACAAACTTTGGAGGCCATTGAAATAGCTCAGAAGGAGAAGCTGCCTTTTTTGGTAGCCATAAATAAAATTGATCGAGAAACAGCTGATATAGAAAGAGTTAAAAAATCTTTGTCGGAAGTTAATTTATTGCCTGAAGATTGGGGTGGTAAAACTATTTGTGTGCCAATTTCCGCTAAAAAGAATGAGGGTATTACCGAAGTATTGGATATGGTTTTGCTTTTGGCTGATTTAGAAAAACTACAAGCTAATCCCAATCGTTTGGCTGTTGGTACGGTTATTGAGGCTAAATTAGATAAAGGTGAAGGACCAGTGGCGACTGTTTTAGTTAGGACCGGTACTTTAAAAATTGGCGATTTATTGATAGTCGGAGCTATTGGGGGCAAGGTGAAAGGCATGAGAGATTTTACCGGACAGGTGGTAAAAATAGCTACTCCAGCTATGCCAGTACGTATTTTGGGTTTAAAACAAACACCTCAGGCTGGTGATATATTTAAGGTAGTGGATAATGAGGAGGAAGTACGAGCAGTTCTTCGTAAAGCACCTCGTTTTCAGCGAAGTCCCCAGGTCAATGATAAACAGGCAGTGGTTGTGACGGAAGAGGAAAAAGAAGCGGACCAAAGTATTAGTGTGAATATTATACTAAAAACCGATGTTTTAGGTTCACGGGAAGCTTTACTTGGTTCCTTGTCAGAGTTATCTAATGATGAAGTTAAGGTTAAGGTAATAAAGACAGCTTTAGGTAGTATTAGTGAAGCCGATATTATACAAGCGGAAGGTAGTCGGGCTATTGTGATGGGTTTTAATGTGCCCTTACAGCCAGCTGCTCAAAATTTAGCCCGGACAAAAAAAGTTTTTGTTCAGACCTATAAGGTTATTTATGATTTATTGGATGAGGTTAAAAAACAATTGAATGCTTTATTAAAACCAGAATTGGTTAGGCATCAATTGGGAGTGGTTGAAGTAATTAAAATTTTTAGGCAAACTAAATCGGAACAAATTATTGGCGTGCGGGTAGTGGAAGGTACGGTTAGGGCTAAAACTAAAATTCATCTTTTACGTAATAGTCAGCCAGTTGTTGGTACTTGGGATTTGCAAGAAGTTAGATTAGGTAAAGAAATGGTTGGTGAAGTTGGCCAGGGAGGGGAATGTGGTTTAAGTTTGAAAGGCAGAGTACCTTTGTTGGTTAATGATCGTTTGGAAATATATCATGAAGAAATTAGACAGCGCGTTATTGGGCGCCAAACAAGTTAA
- a CDS encoding ribosome-binding factor A, translating to MKKLDSALLGAKQVKTPNRRLLRLASVIRQHLANIISRELEIPRRTLLTISTVEVLADYSAVKIGLVVWPTDQQEVVMVILNNNLKRLQMLLAQKLTMYRVPRLQVSLDESANKAARLEGLLDSLE from the coding sequence ATGAAGAAATTAGACAGCGCGTTATTGGGCGCCAAACAAGTTAAAACACCTAACCGGCGTTTGTTGCGTTTAGCTAGTGTTATTAGACAGCATTTAGCTAACATTATCAGTCGGGAATTGGAAATTCCCCGGCGAACTTTGTTAACCATTTCTACAGTAGAAGTTTTAGCCGATTATAGCGCGGTAAAAATTGGTTTAGTTGTTTGGCCAACGGATCAGCAGGAAGTTGTTATGGTTATTTTAAATAATAATCTTAAACGACTGCAGATGTTATTGGCGCAAAAACTGACGATGTATCGGGTGCCTCGTTTACAGGTTAGTTTGGATGAGTCGGCTAACAAAGCCGCTCGCTTAGAGGGCTTGCTTGACAGTTTGGAGTAA
- the clpP gene encoding ATP-dependent Clp endopeptidase proteolytic subunit ClpP: MNLIPMVVEKSQFGERAYDIYSRLLKERIIFIGDPITDDLANAIIAQLLFLDSQDQKADIKLYINTPGGLVTSGLAIYDTMQHVKCEVTTICVGMAASMGAVLLSAGNKGKRFILPNAEVMIHQIMGGAEGQATDIKIRAEHILRLKDRLNKILAKHTGQDLGKIEKDSDRDYFMTAEEALKYGIVDKVIKPAR; the protein is encoded by the coding sequence ATGAATTTAATACCTATGGTTGTGGAAAAATCGCAGTTTGGCGAACGGGCTTATGATATTTACTCTAGGCTCCTTAAGGAGAGAATAATTTTTATTGGTGATCCGATTACTGACGATTTAGCCAATGCTATTATTGCTCAGCTGCTTTTTTTAGATAGCCAAGACCAGAAAGCTGATATTAAGCTTTACATTAATACACCAGGCGGTTTGGTGACCAGCGGTTTGGCCATTTACGACACTATGCAACATGTTAAATGTGAAGTAACGACTATTTGTGTTGGTATGGCTGCTTCCATGGGCGCAGTGTTATTATCGGCCGGTAACAAAGGTAAGAGATTTATTCTACCCAATGCTGAAGTGATGATTCACCAAATTATGGGTGGGGCGGAAGGTCAGGCTACTGATATTAAAATTAGGGCAGAGCATATTTTACGCTTAAAGGATCGTTTAAACAAAATTTTAGCCAAACATACAGGTCAAGATTTGGGAAAAATAGAAAAAGATTCTGATCGTGATTATTTTATGACCGCCGAAGAGGCTTTGAAGTACGGTATCGTGGATAAGGTTATTAAACCAGCTCGTTAA
- the rny gene encoding ribonuclease Y, translated as MSSLVYLFILLALAAGLFLGYLLRRLLSVRSKDAAEVEVNNIISSAKNQEKDILLQAKEKAIKVIEDAKQEESARRREIQHLQDRLEKREATFDSKFLELENQKQKTEEERLKFEAAREEIKKVREEQFQKLEKIATLTREEAQKVLFDNVEERIKDELAVRIRKLEDVSNHEVEKKAKSIIATAMERVASSHVVETTTTVVDLPNDDMKGRIIGKEGRNIKAIEQLTGVEIIVDETPGTIVLSGFNPIRRHVACKALQALIADGRIHPGRIEESIDKAKREISEDIRRAGEEAAYEVGVAGLDPKLIQLLGRLKFRTSYGQNVLQHSKEVALLSKLLAEELGANVTVATKGGLLHDIGKAVDHEIQGSHPEIGYDIMKKFGLPEEVSYLAIAHHEDSPHTLEGIITKVADAISGARPGARKDTYENYLQRLQELENVATGFSGVDKAYAIQAGREVRVFVQPEALDDYAAIKLARDIADKIEQELKYPGEIKVNVIRETRVVEYAR; from the coding sequence ATGTCTAGTTTAGTTTATTTATTTATTTTGCTGGCTTTAGCCGCCGGTTTGTTTTTGGGTTATTTGTTAAGGCGTTTATTGTCGGTCCGTTCTAAAGATGCGGCCGAGGTAGAGGTTAACAATATTATTAGTAGTGCCAAGAATCAAGAAAAAGATATATTACTGCAAGCTAAAGAGAAGGCTATTAAAGTTATTGAGGATGCCAAACAGGAAGAGTCGGCCCGTCGGCGGGAGATTCAGCATTTGCAGGACAGATTGGAAAAAAGAGAGGCAACTTTTGATAGCAAGTTTTTGGAATTAGAGAATCAAAAACAAAAAACCGAAGAAGAGAGGTTAAAATTCGAGGCAGCTCGTGAGGAAATAAAAAAAGTTAGAGAAGAACAGTTTCAAAAATTAGAAAAAATAGCTACCTTAACCAGGGAAGAGGCGCAAAAAGTTTTATTTGATAATGTCGAGGAAAGAATAAAGGATGAATTAGCGGTTCGGATCCGTAAGTTAGAGGATGTTTCTAATCACGAAGTAGAAAAAAAGGCTAAGTCGATTATTGCCACAGCCATGGAAAGAGTAGCTTCTTCTCATGTGGTAGAAACAACTACCACGGTGGTGGATTTACCTAATGATGATATGAAGGGGCGAATTATTGGTAAGGAAGGTCGCAATATTAAAGCTATTGAACAGTTAACCGGTGTGGAAATAATAGTTGATGAAACGCCGGGTACTATTGTTTTGTCTGGTTTTAATCCGATTAGACGGCACGTGGCTTGTAAGGCTTTGCAGGCTTTAATTGCTGATGGTCGTATTCATCCAGGAAGAATAGAGGAATCAATTGATAAGGCTAAGAGGGAAATTAGCGAAGATATAAGACGGGCCGGTGAAGAGGCGGCTTATGAGGTTGGCGTGGCTGGTTTGGATCCCAAATTAATTCAATTGCTTGGTCGCTTGAAATTTAGAACTAGTTATGGACAAAATGTTTTACAGCATTCCAAAGAGGTAGCTCTTTTATCTAAATTATTGGCTGAAGAATTAGGGGCTAACGTAACGGTGGCCACTAAAGGTGGTTTACTGCACGACATTGGTAAAGCAGTTGATCATGAAATTCAAGGTTCTCATCCAGAAATTGGTTATGACATAATGAAGAAATTTGGTTTGCCGGAGGAGGTTTCTTATTTAGCTATTGCTCATCATGAAGATTCGCCACACACTTTGGAAGGTATTATTACTAAGGTGGCGGACGCCATTTCGGGAGCTAGGCCGGGAGCCAGAAAAGATACTTATGAAAATTATTTACAACGTTTACAGGAATTAGAAAACGTGGCTACTGGGTTTTCCGGTGTCGATAAGGCTTATGCCATTCAGGCTGGTCGAGAAGTCAGGGTATTTGTTCAGCCAGAAGCTTTGGATGATTATGCCGCTATTAAGTTAGCTCGAGATATTGCTGATAAAATAGAACAGGAACTTAAATATCCAGGGGAAATAAAAGTCAATGTTATTAGGGAAACTCGAGTAGTGGAATACGCTAGATAA
- a CDS encoding YmdB family metallophosphoesterase, with product MKLLFIGDIVGRAGRQALAKVLPDWRREYQPDLIIANVDNLAHGRGVTKKTLAELASLSIDVFTGGDHVFDTPEAIELLQNSNNFLLRPLNYHPDQPGRGAMRVKVGSREILIVHLLGQVFMDDQVASPFKTIDEFLKKELLQAPVNGIVIDFHAEATSEKVALGWYLAGQVTAVLGSHTHVMTADERILPGGTAYLTDIGMTGAIDGVIGVKKEGSLQRFLTALPHRLEPLENGQTQVAAVLVTFSPLNGQAEAISRLSKIVAID from the coding sequence ATGAAATTACTTTTTATTGGTGATATTGTTGGTCGAGCTGGTCGGCAAGCTTTAGCCAAAGTTTTACCTGATTGGCGCAGGGAATATCAACCGGATTTAATAATAGCTAATGTTGATAATTTGGCTCATGGTCGAGGGGTAACTAAGAAGACTTTGGCTGAGTTAGCTTCTTTATCGATAGATGTTTTTACGGGAGGTGATCATGTTTTTGATACACCCGAGGCTATTGAGTTACTGCAAAATAGTAACAATTTTTTATTACGTCCTTTAAATTACCATCCAGATCAACCAGGCCGGGGAGCTATGAGAGTCAAAGTAGGTAGTCGAGAAATTTTAATTGTTCATTTGTTAGGGCAGGTTTTTATGGACGATCAAGTGGCTTCGCCCTTTAAAACAATTGATGAGTTTTTAAAAAAAGAATTATTACAAGCTCCAGTTAATGGTATCGTGATTGATTTTCATGCGGAAGCCACTAGCGAGAAAGTAGCTTTAGGGTGGTATTTGGCTGGACAAGTTACAGCCGTGTTAGGTAGTCATACTCATGTTATGACAGCTGATGAAAGAATTTTACCAGGCGGTACGGCTTATTTAACTGATATTGGTATGACTGGCGCTATAGATGGGGTAATTGGAGTTAAGAAAGAAGGTAGTTTACAAAGATTTTTAACTGCTTTGCCCCACCGATTGGAGCCTTTAGAAAATGGCCAGACTCAAGTAGCAGCTGTTTTGGTTACTTTTTCCCCACTTAACGGTCAGGCTGAGGCTATTAGTCGTTTGAGTAAAATAGTGGCTATTGATTAG
- a CDS encoding HU family DNA-binding protein, producing the protein MNKAELAEKIAAKVQLSKKQAEETLEAMVEIIINTLKSGSEVTITGFGSFSARQRAARMGVNPQNPGEKMHIPAVIVPKFKAGKSLKDALKS; encoded by the coding sequence ATGAATAAAGCGGAACTAGCCGAGAAAATAGCAGCTAAGGTTCAGCTTAGTAAAAAGCAAGCTGAAGAAACTTTGGAGGCTATGGTGGAGATTATTATCAATACCTTAAAATCCGGCAGCGAAGTGACGATTACGGGTTTTGGCAGTTTTTCTGCTCGGCAGCGTGCCGCCCGCATGGGCGTCAATCCTCAGAATCCGGGAGAAAAGATGCATATTCCAGCTGTTATTGTGCCTAAGTTTAAGGCCGGTAAAAGCCTGAAGGATGCGCTAAAATCGTAA
- a CDS encoding valine--tRNA ligase has product MANQELPKAYEPQKYESDIYKKWEDNDFFNPDILRKSAESFTISLPPPNATGTLHLGHATMLAIQDLIIRFHRLAGKKTLWLPGTDHAAIATQNVVEKKLYKEEGKTRFDYGRPELLKKIDEFVASSKSTIRQQMRAMGASCDWSRERYTLDEGLSRAVKEVFVRMYKDGLIYRGKRIVNWCTRCGTTLSDDEVEYKNSRNKFYYLKYGPIVIGTARPETKVLDKVIIVHPDDERYQKYLGKEFDVPWIDGTVRAKVVADQTAEKDLGTGAMTITPAHSFVDFELAQKYGFDIVDIIGPDGKMTKAAGKFAGLPVKEARKAIVEELQSKGLVEKIDEDYEHNLSICYRCGWAIEPMPQEQWFVAVDKEFTALDGQPTTLKKLALQAVASGQIEIIPERFGKIYSQWLNNLKDWCISRQIWFGHRVPVWYCGVQTGANKRMGWADDVVPQVKDGKTCTYRLRDHGFLVGDRVIFEDSFKHQVFGYGRITEINRARVKDLNLQDKRHYTLYDSTEQLIGVFKKRNSNKLVDEETAVWSYVYEFDSQLPDKDCGCRIISSVEPLVCPTCGGQELHQDPDTLDTWFSSGLWTFSTLLAKDHDKYKTWQEWLDNSPDLKNYHPTNLMETGYDILFFWVVRMVIMTKYSLNQIPFKKVYLHGLVRDKQGKKMSKSLGNGIDPLAMIDKYGADALRLSMIVGTTPGNDFRLYEEKIAGYRNFINKLWNISRYILMNLSKPQRVEDVPAAKTLADKWILSRLSRIITLVTEKLENYELSQAAESLYDFTWHELADWYLEVAKAEEDKEEIFNYLLTQLLKLWHPLAPFITEVLWQEAFGDKTDKMLIVQSWPQQLKKIDEEAEAAFKKIQDIVTVIRNYRAVNKMVSSQQLKIFVKQGELTKEAKLSIKNLRTKIDWFDNLDSYQEEIVVADIVLGVDITGNKD; this is encoded by the coding sequence ATGGCCAATCAAGAACTACCTAAAGCATATGAACCGCAAAAATATGAAAGCGATATTTATAAAAAATGGGAAGACAATGATTTTTTTAATCCGGATATTTTAAGAAAGTCTGCCGAGTCTTTTACTATTAGTTTGCCGCCACCTAATGCCACTGGAACTTTGCATTTGGGGCACGCTACTATGTTGGCCATTCAAGATTTAATAATTCGTTTTCATCGTCTAGCTGGCAAAAAGACTTTATGGTTGCCTGGTACTGATCACGCCGCCATTGCCACGCAAAACGTTGTAGAGAAGAAATTATATAAAGAGGAAGGTAAAACTAGGTTTGATTATGGACGTCCAGAATTACTTAAGAAAATTGATGAGTTTGTTGCCAGTTCTAAAAGTACTATTCGTCAGCAAATGAGGGCTATGGGGGCTTCTTGTGATTGGTCCAGAGAAAGGTACACTTTGGATGAGGGATTATCGCGAGCGGTTAAAGAGGTGTTCGTTAGAATGTATAAGGATGGTTTAATTTATCGTGGCAAAAGAATTGTTAATTGGTGTACGCGCTGTGGTACTACTTTATCTGATGATGAGGTTGAATATAAAAACAGTCGGAATAAATTTTATTATTTAAAATATGGCCCGATTGTTATAGGAACGGCTCGACCAGAAACTAAAGTTTTGGATAAGGTAATTATTGTTCATCCTGATGACGAACGTTACCAAAAGTATCTAGGTAAAGAGTTTGATGTGCCTTGGATAGATGGTACGGTGCGGGCCAAAGTAGTGGCTGACCAAACAGCGGAAAAAGATCTTGGTACCGGCGCCATGACTATTACGCCGGCCCATAGTTTTGTGGATTTTGAGTTAGCGCAAAAATATGGTTTTGACATAGTGGATATAATTGGTCCCGATGGCAAGATGACCAAAGCGGCTGGTAAGTTTGCTGGTTTGCCGGTTAAAGAAGCTCGGAAAGCTATAGTAGAGGAATTACAGTCTAAAGGTTTAGTGGAAAAGATTGATGAAGATTATGAACATAATTTATCCATTTGTTATCGTTGTGGTTGGGCTATTGAGCCTATGCCCCAAGAGCAATGGTTTGTGGCTGTGGATAAAGAATTTACTGCTTTAGACGGACAGCCAACGACTTTAAAGAAATTAGCTTTACAAGCCGTGGCTAGTGGACAAATTGAGATTATCCCCGAACGATTCGGTAAGATTTATTCTCAGTGGTTGAATAATTTAAAAGACTGGTGTATTAGTAGGCAAATTTGGTTTGGCCATCGGGTTCCGGTTTGGTACTGCGGTGTCCAGACAGGCGCCAATAAAAGAATGGGTTGGGCAGATGATGTGGTGCCTCAAGTTAAGGATGGAAAAACTTGTACCTATAGATTACGTGATCATGGTTTTTTAGTAGGCGATAGAGTAATTTTTGAGGATAGCTTTAAGCATCAGGTTTTTGGTTATGGTCGTATAACAGAGATTAATAGAGCTAGAGTTAAGGATTTAAATTTACAGGATAAGAGACACTATACATTATATGATAGTACTGAACAGTTAATAGGAGTTTTTAAAAAAAGAAATTCAAATAAATTAGTTGATGAGGAAACAGCGGTTTGGTCCTATGTTTATGAATTTGATAGTCAGCTACCTGACAAAGATTGTGGTTGTAGAATTATTTCCTCGGTAGAGCCTTTAGTTTGCCCTACTTGTGGTGGCCAAGAATTACACCAGGATCCTGATACTTTGGATACTTGGTTTTCTTCTGGACTTTGGACTTTTTCTACTTTGTTGGCTAAAGACCATGATAAATATAAAACTTGGCAGGAGTGGCTTGATAACAGTCCAGATTTAAAAAATTATCATCCCACCAATTTAATGGAAACCGGTTATGATATTTTGTTTTTTTGGGTGGTCAGAATGGTTATAATGACTAAGTATTCTTTAAACCAAATACCTTTTAAAAAGGTTTATTTGCATGGTTTGGTTAGGGATAAGCAAGGTAAAAAAATGTCCAAATCTTTGGGCAATGGTATTGATCCTTTGGCTATGATAGATAAATATGGCGCCGATGCTTTGCGTTTATCGATGATAGTTGGTACTACGCCGGGTAATGATTTTAGATTATACGAAGAAAAAATTGCCGGTTATCGGAATTTTATTAACAAGTTATGGAATATCAGTCGGTATATTCTAATGAATTTGTCTAAGCCGCAAAGGGTGGAAGATGTTCCCGCAGCAAAAACCTTGGCTGATAAATGGATATTATCTCGTTTATCCCGAATAATAACTTTGGTTACGGAAAAATTGGAAAATTATGAATTATCCCAGGCAGCTGAATCTTTGTATGATTTTACTTGGCACGAGCTGGCTGATTGGTATTTGGAAGTAGCTAAAGCGGAAGAAGATAAGGAGGAAATATTTAATTATTTATTGACCCAGCTTTTAAAATTGTGGCATCCTTTAGCGCCGTTTATTACTGAAGTGTTGTGGCAAGAAGCTTTTGGTGACAAAACTGATAAAATGTTAATAGTGCAAAGTTGGCCCCAGCAGTTAAAAAAGATTGACGAAGAAGCAGAAGCGGCCTTTAAGAAAATTCAAGATATTGTGACGGTTATTAGAAATTATCGGGCGGTTAATAAAATGGTTTCTAGTCAGCAGTTAAAAATTTTTGTTAAACAAGGGGAATTAACTAAAGAAGCTAAGCTATCAATAAAAAATTTAAGAACAAAAATTGATTGGTTTGATAACTTAGATAGTTATCAAGAAGAAATCGTCGTGGCGGATATAGTGTTAGGTGTTGACATAACCGGGAATAAGGATTAA
- a CDS encoding phosphotransferase, with translation MFENINYKEIFAHNEKVNQDNIEIAHKLIEEVSVNHIELGQGDEARVYFSHDVNKQDFCVKELHLPPRIFVVNTIQQEMSLQEQAIQSGVRSPKPVLCLETDKGESFLVMETIKGHNLLEIIEKGLALPENFKQEFFWDELKNMLDKLHAEQIYHRDIKLANIMMDYTDGSPIIIDYGRAARVVGEDNPYIDIDYGKNEQINYKDDLKALNSVKSQFTSYLTNRLK, from the coding sequence ATGTTTGAGAATATAAATTACAAAGAAATATTTGCTCATAATGAAAAAGTTAATCAGGACAATATAGAAATTGCTCATAAGTTAATTGAAGAAGTTTCAGTTAATCATATAGAGTTGGGGCAAGGTGACGAAGCTCGGGTTTATTTTTCTCATGATGTAAACAAGCAGGATTTTTGCGTCAAGGAGTTACATCTGCCGCCTAGAATTTTCGTGGTTAATACCATTCAACAGGAAATGTCTTTGCAAGAACAAGCTATTCAGTCTGGTGTTAGGTCGCCCAAGCCAGTATTATGTTTAGAAACAGATAAAGGTGAATCATTTTTGGTTATGGAAACAATTAAAGGCCATAATCTTCTGGAGATTATAGAAAAAGGTTTGGCTTTGCCAGAAAATTTTAAACAAGAATTTTTTTGGGATGAACTAAAAAATATGTTAGATAAATTGCACGCCGAGCAAATTTATCATCGAGATATTAAGTTGGCTAACATTATGATGGATTACACAGACGGTTCGCCGATAATAATTGATTATGGTCGGGCGGCTCGGGTCGTGGGAGAAGACAATCCTTATATTGATATTGACTATGGTAAAAACGAGCAGATTAATTATAAAGATGATTTAAAAGCTTTAAATTCTGTTAAGTCTCAATTCACCTCTTACTTGACAAATAGATTAAAATAG
- a CDS encoding GspE/PulE family protein gives MPRITQQSPSTFNQANQKLTTKITDLKLKELEQEVKQRASQSNLKYVNLQNFPITPEALSAVPEQQALALQVVPILLSDKEIHLACLKPVGSAFKNFLTDLTNQLKKTVLIYLISEHSLTIGLKQYANLPKKRLVTSGLTVNEADINKYLATSSNLKELNNLLNQANATELVTVTVAGALAMKASDIHLETNEHEIIIRYRIDGTLYTVAELKAEVWSKIISRLKLLAKLKINIINQPQDGRFTINLKQDQVDVRVSTIPTAYGESVVMRLLRSSATGLNFDQLGLKGNSYNDLKKEIVRPNGMVITTGPTGSGKTTTLYAILNQLNDPATKIITLEDPIEYKLKGINQSQIDHKAGYNFAGGLKAILRQDPDVVMIGEIRDFETADIAVNAALTGHLVLSTIHTNSAAGAIPRFLAMGVKPFLLAPALNCIIGQRLVRKICAHCREEDPLDQEILDRIKKQLTALPKNSGRQINLAETKFFRGQGCDKCNHLGYQGRIGIYEILILNEDIEKILLSGQISEYAIQEVAIKNGMVLMIQDGLLKAAEGITTVQEVFLVAE, from the coding sequence ATGCCACGAATTACCCAACAATCTCCTTCAACTTTCAACCAAGCGAATCAAAAGTTAACAACCAAAATAACCGACCTCAAATTAAAAGAGTTGGAACAAGAAGTTAAACAACGAGCTAGTCAATCAAATTTAAAATATGTTAACCTCCAGAATTTCCCCATTACTCCGGAGGCCCTATCAGCTGTACCAGAACAGCAAGCTCTCGCCTTACAAGTAGTACCTATATTGCTGTCTGATAAAGAAATCCACTTAGCTTGTTTAAAGCCGGTAGGTTCAGCTTTTAAAAATTTCTTAACCGACTTAACTAACCAACTTAAAAAAACAGTTCTGATCTATCTAATTTCTGAACATAGTTTAACTATTGGACTTAAACAATATGCTAATCTGCCCAAAAAACGTCTAGTAACCAGCGGTTTAACGGTTAATGAAGCAGATATTAATAAATATTTGGCCACCAGCAGTAACTTAAAAGAACTCAATAATCTACTTAACCAAGCTAACGCCACTGAACTCGTTACAGTTACTGTAGCCGGTGCTTTAGCTATGAAAGCTTCAGACATTCACTTAGAAACTAATGAACATGAAATAATCATCCGCTATCGTATTGATGGCACACTCTATACAGTAGCTGAGTTAAAAGCCGAGGTTTGGTCTAAAATAATTTCCCGCCTTAAATTATTAGCCAAGCTCAAAATAAATATTATCAACCAACCACAAGACGGTCGTTTTACTATTAATCTAAAACAAGATCAAGTTGATGTTCGTGTCTCCACTATCCCCACTGCTTACGGCGAATCAGTTGTTATGAGATTATTACGTTCTTCGGCTACTGGGCTTAATTTTGATCAATTGGGTCTCAAAGGCAACTCCTATAATGATTTAAAAAAAGAAATCGTTCGTCCTAATGGTATGGTCATTACTACCGGTCCTACTGGTAGCGGTAAAACAACCACTCTTTATGCTATCCTCAACCAACTTAACGATCCAGCCACCAAAATAATCACCTTAGAAGATCCAATTGAATACAAACTAAAAGGTATTAATCAAAGCCAAATTGACCATAAAGCCGGCTATAATTTTGCTGGCGGCCTAAAAGCTATTCTACGACAAGACCCAGACGTGGTAATGATTGGTGAAATTAGAGATTTTGAAACAGCTGATATCGCCGTTAATGCCGCCTTAACCGGGCATTTGGTTTTATCCACTATCCACACTAACAGCGCTGCTGGAGCCATTCCGCGCTTTTTGGCTATGGGAGTTAAACCCTTCCTCTTAGCACCCGCCTTAAATTGTATTATCGGACAAAGATTAGTTAGAAAAATTTGTGCCCATTGTCGAGAAGAAGACCCTTTGGACCAAGAAATACTAGACCGAATTAAAAAACAACTAACCGCTCTACCTAAAAACAGTGGCCGGCAAATTAATCTAGCTGAAACCAAATTCTTCCGTGGTCAGGGCTGTGATAAATGCAATCATTTAGGTTATCAAGGACGAATTGGCATCTATGAAATACTAATCCTTAACGAAGATATAGAAAAAATACTCTTATCTGGCCAAATTTCTGAATACGCCATTCAGGAAGTCGCTATAAAAAACGGTATGGTACTTATGATTCAAGACGGTCTACTTAAAGCTGCCGAAGGAATTACCACTGTTCAAGAAGTCTTTTTAGTAGCTGAATAA